AACTCTGAAATTATACAACTTTTCAAGAACCTGGGAAATGTCGTAAGTGAAGGGAGGGTCGAGAAAAACAATATCGGGTCTCTCGAGATGTTCTGGGAATCTCTTAGTCTGCAAGAAGTCAAGGCGTACGATTCCTGCTCTATCTTCATACCCGCAGAGCGCAATGTTTCGCCGAAGGACCTGGCATACTTTGGGGTCTCCTTCGATGAAGTACGCCTTCCTCGCCCCACGGCTTAGGGCTTCAAGGCCTAAGGAACCACTTCCTGCAAAGATATCGTACACCACGCTTCCCGGAAGGTCTTCTCTGAGAATCTCAAAAAGCGCCTTTCGTACAACTCCCTGGATAGGGCGAACATCGCCTCCGGAAGGGACAACAATCTTTCTCCCCTTCCTCTCACCCCCAACAATGTGAATGTACCCCACTCAACCAACCTCCCCAAAAGCAAGGTAACGTCCGAAGCGTCGTTCTATTTCCACCCGCAGAGGACGGTACTCAGAGCTCTCAAGCAGGGGATCCTCGGCAAGAATTCG
The Candidatus Caldatribacterium sp. DNA segment above includes these coding regions:
- the rsmD gene encoding 16S rRNA (guanine(966)-N(2))-methyltransferase RsmD, which codes for MGYIHIVGGERKGRKIVVPSGGDVRPIQGVVRKALFEILREDLPGSVVYDIFAGSGSLGLEALSRGARKAYFIEGDPKVCQVLRRNIALCGYEDRAGIVRLDFLQTKRFPEHLERPDIVFLDPPFTYDISQVLEKLYNFRVVIGDALVVLRCSRSSWRGQNFSFFELLDVRRYGKSVLLFGRLKSIETEGPQ